AGCGACTAGCCTCGGAATTGATTGAGCATCTGGAATTAGGTTTTATTCCCACGAACGAACAATTAATCCGCCTGGTCCGTGAGGTACCAGAAGGAGTTGAGAAACGACGTGTGGAAGACATCAGCGTGCGCAATCAGGTTGCCGAGTTGCTGAAATGCGATCACTTTACTCAAGAGGTTTTTGAGAAGCTGGATGAATATCTGAAAGCCATTGATCTCTCTATCAACAAGATCATTGACGGAGACTGATTCGCACACACTTAAACTGTCGCAGCCCCCAGCGGTGAAAATTCCTCCACCAGCTTTTTAGCGCTGAGCAGACCATCAACGGCCGCTGATACAATCCCGCCCGCATAGCCTGCTCCCTCGCCGACAGGATATAAACCGCGAAAACCTGGAGTCTGATAGGTTTGCCGGTCGCGATCAATGCGGATTGGAGAACTGCCACGCATTTCAGGACCAACTAAAACGGCATTTTCTAAAAATGCCCCCTGCCATTTCTGATTCATTATCGGTAAGCCGTTTTGTATCTGTGAAATCACGACCGGTGGCAGGACCTGATTGAGGTTTGAAGCGACAACACCACGCTGATATGTCCCCTGATATTGAAATCCTGAATCGGTTTTTCGGTTGTTCAGAAAATCAGCAGGACGCTGAATGGGGCAGTAATAATTTTTCTCACCTAACTCGAACGCAATTGCTTCGTACTTTCGTTGAAGTTCGACTCCCGCCAGAGGATGCTCACTTCCAAATTCCTCGGGATAGATCGTCGTCATAATGCCACTATTCGCAAATCCGGTATCATGCCGGGAATTGCTCATGCCATTCGTGCAGAACATATTCGGTTCCGAGATACTGGGCATCACAATCCCCCCGGCACACATACAGAAGGTATAAAGATCGCGTTTGCCTTTAGTGATCATCGTATAATCTGCAGCGCCCAGCAGTGAAAGGTATTCATCACGGCCGTATTTGTGACTGTTTACCTGCTCTTGAGGTTGTTCGATTCTCAACCCCAGCTGAAACGCCTTACGAAACATGGGAACCCCCAGTTCGTAAAGCATCTGATACGTATCACGGGCACTATGACCAATTCCCAGAATCACTTGAGATGTTTTGAGATATCCGGAAGACGTCATGACGCCTTGCACCTGTCCGTTACCAACATCAACACCCTCCAGGCGGCATTCGAATCGGAATTCCCCACCTAATGCATCAATCTTCCGCCGAAAATTTCGGCAGATCATCGGAAGCTTATTACTCCCTAAATGAGGACGATGCTCATACACGATTGAAGGCCGTGCGCCACAATCGACAAACCGTTCCAGAACCCACTGCACATCAGGTCCGCTCAATCGACAAGTCAGTTTACCGTCACTGAAACAGCCGGCGCCACCTTCACCAAACAGGTAGTTATTTTCTCTTTGAAAATCTGCTCCTTTATCAAAGCGTCGGATCTCGGGAACACGTTCTTTGACGGGAAAGCCCCGTTCTATAATTACAGGACGGTAGCCTTTGAGTGCCAGAAAATACCCGGCCAACAACCCGGCAGGTCCTGAACCAACAACGACAGGGCGTTCATCAAGTGGTTGAGTACCGAACTCAGGATCCAGAAACGCAACTTCTGAATATGCTTGAACTGAGGAATCTTCGCGAAAGTTCCTCAGGATTCCTGATTCATCGGGAACCTGGACCTCTGCCGAATAAACAAAACGTAAGTCGTGGCGCGATCGGGCATCCAGACTTTTCCTGATGATTCGAAAACTCTGTACGTCTGCGGTCGGAATCCCCAGTGTTTGCGCAATATGAATTGCCAGTTCCTGTTCAGGAACCTCGACCGGTAAGCGAATATTAGTAACTTTGAGTGACATAGAGCTTAAACCGAATTCGAACGAGCGCAGTAGCAAGGCATGAGATCATGTCGAGCAATGCGTCATGTTATACTGCCAGGGTAAGCGAATGCAATTTTGTCACTTCGAAACAATTAGAAAAGCAGAAAATACTTGAAGCGCTATTATCTCTCCCTGCTCTTCAGGCCGCTTTTCGGAAAGGAATGGTTTCGGGAACTGGCTTTCCGGAAACAATTTGAGCAAGCTGTTGTTCCAGTTCTTCCATTTTCTCCTGGACTAAATCTGTGTAGGAATTCATCTCTTCGCGGGAGATCTCTTCTGGAACATAGATCGGTTCCCCTACCAGATAGTAGACTGTCGAAAATGGCTTCGGAATCCAGATGCTCGTCCAGCTGCCTTGAAATTTCCAGAAGCTGGATGCCGAAAAAGCATTTGGAATGACTGGCCTTCCAGAATGTGATGCAAGGAAAACAATACCTGACTTCATTTTATGATGGGGACCTCGTGGACCGTCCGGAGTAATGACGACGTGCTTACCCTCCGCCAGCGTAATCAGCTTTTTGATCGCACTGGCCCCTCCTCGAGTCGTGGAACCACGAATGGCTCCCATTCCGGCGGCCTTCAACATCGCTTCGATTGTGTCAGCGTCTCGATGCTGACTGATCAATGCCACACTGTTATGTTCGACCGCACAAAAAAGAGGAGGGATGACTGAATCATGCCAGACACTATATAAAAAACGCTCAGCACCGGTATCAGCAAATGGACAACGTTCTAGACTGTCTCCGACAAATTCAAGACGCGTTGTCTTAAATATCATCCGGATGATAAATACAACCATAGAATTGAGGACACTCAAAAGAGCTCGACTCTGAATTTTCAACCGACTACTCCTGTACGGCGGATTCCTAAAGAAGCTTTGTAGAAGAGCGAATTGTAATGATGTTCGATTCTGCGCAAATCCCAATTCTCAAATTCGTTGCCAGCTGCCTCACAGCCACCTGATTCTGCCACTATTTTACGCAAAATACTTATTTTCAATCATTTTTGGCATCCTTTTGGGGTGAAGCCGGCTCCTCGCCGATACGAATGTCAAGTGCATCCATCCGGCGGTACAATTTTGCTCTGGTCAATCCCAGCAGTTTTGCTGCTTCCGTGCGATTATTTTTTGAAAGTGCCAAGGCGTGATTGATTTGTTCTTCTTCAACCTGACGGAGTTTTTCTTCCAGAGTTTGCATCGTGGGAGATAAAGCAGGGCCCAGCGACCGTGCATCCATCCCTGTGTTAAATCGTAATGGCAATGATTCACGGGTAATCAGCGTTTCTGATGTTGCCCGGAATGCAGCCTGAATAATTCTGGATAGTTCATCCAGATTCGCAGGCCAGAAATAATCCAGAAAGAGAGAGAGTACGCCTGGCGCAAAACCACTCACCTGTTTCTGTTGATATCGATTTTCATTTTCCAGAAAATGTTGGGCCAACAGTTCGAGATCCTCTCTTCTCTCGCGTAAAGGAGGGATTTCGATTTCCATTGTTGTGATCTGATAGAAAAATTCTGGCAGAATCCGTTCCTGTTCTAATAGATCTGATAAGGAATACGAACTGGCTGTGATCAATCGTATGTTCTCTTTGTGAGTCGTTGACTGATGATTTTCCAAGATCAGCTCTTGGATATCACGTGTCAAAGATTCAATCTGCGACAAAAAAATCACTCCCGGTTCGAGCGGCATCGCTTCTTCAAAATCTCTTTGAAAGATTTTCTTTATGGTCTGTTTTAACTCCCGGGGTGGTAGTTCGTCACAATTCAGGGGGACAAATAGTTTTCTTCGCTGCTCGCTTTCAAAATGAATGACTCGCGCGAGGTGCTCTTTCCCAGTGCCGGTTTCACCGCTGAAGTGGACCGGCTGCGACGCCCTGATAGCCAACTCCATTTGACGCAGGACGCGCTGCATTGCTTCATTTTTCGCAATTACCGTAGAAAACCGAAACCGATTTCGAAGTGACAGACGCAGGGCCGCTAATTCAGCGTGTAACTGTTGAGAGGGAGAAGCGGCAGGTAAAGTATGAGGCTCTTCAATGTGATCTAGAATCCCCAGAACCAGCTTTGTCTGTTGCTGCTCATCAAGTAAGGGGCTATATCGAATCATACATGGAAATGTTTTCCCGCTCTGTGAAAGCAAGTAACGGGGGACCTCGGCCCTGGTCCCCTTGAAGACTTCAGGAGGGGGGCATAATAAATTGCAGACGGATTCAAATTCATCAGCATCGGCATCCACTGCATAGTCGCAAGTCTGTCCCAGAATATCCTCGGCTGACCACTCCAGAATTTTTTCACAGCCTCGATTAAAGAACAGAATTGTTCGCGACGCATCGACCAAAAACATCGGCGTCTCAAGGACATTCAATCGGGTTTCCAGTCGAGTACGGCGCCCTGATCCTCGCTTCATCCTTACCCGCACCTCCCGTATGTTTTCGGCCCGTCCAATGAATTCCATACTCAAGTTGTGAGGAAACTCTTTTCAGAAAGAGCCACCTTGCTGATTATCTATCTTTGCACACGCCCCGATCCACCACCAGACATTAACGCTTCAATTTCGGAACGCGTTGAGTAGTTAAAATCTCCCTGGATACTGTGTTTCAAACAACTGGCGGCCACCGCATAACGAATGGCTGTTTCCGGTGCAGCAAGCTCCGGGGTATTCAATGCATAAATTAATGCCCCGGCAAAAGAGTCACCCGCGCCGACTCGATCAACAATGTTGCGAATCTGATAGCTGGCATAATTGCCTGCTGCGTCGCAGGGTGCAAATACCGCCTGCTGTTGTCTCTGATCATATAACATAGCTCCCCAGTTATTATGGCTGGCAGAAAGACTCTCGCGCAACGTAATGGCAACCTGTTTGACATTCGGATATTGCTCTATTATCTGCTTTGCAACGGAACGATATCCTTCCACATTCAATTCGCCCGCTTCTACATCTGACTCAGGTGCTCTGATCCCCAACGATAAATCTGCGTCCTCTTCGTTTGCGATCACCAGATCAACATAAGGCACAAGAGACTGCATCGTCTCTCTGGCTAAATCTATCGGTTTCGAATTTGCCTTCCAGTTCCAGAGCTTCTTGCGAAAGTTCAAATCACAGGACACTGTCACATTCCGCTGCTGTGCTTCCTGTAGTGCCTTCAGTGATAACTGAGCAGCCGATTGACTGATGGCAGGAGTAATGCCTGTAATATGAAACCAAGTCGCTCCTTCAAAGACCTGATCCCAGTCAAATAAATCGGGAGTCGCGACAGCAATCGAACTGAATTCACGATCATAGGTGACTGTTCCTCCTCGCTGATTGGCCCCCGTTTCAACGAAATAGATGCCGAACCGTCCCTCTGAACTCCGATGAATCAGACTGGCATCAACGCCTGTTTTCCCCATTTCCTGGATCAGGCAATCTGTAATGGAATTATCAGGAGAGGCTGTCACAAATGCGGATGTGCCACCTTGAAAGGCAATAGAAACCGCGACATTTAGTTCACCCCCACCAAAGGTCGACTCCAGACTGCCTGGAATGGACTGTCTGACTCTGAGATGGTTTTGAGGGGCAAGCCTTAACATCACTTCACCAAAAGTAACGACGCGCACAGTACACCTTCATCATAGAAAACGGGAAAACTGTTGTGGTTAAAATCAGCATTCAGCTTACCCAGGCCAGAAGAATCATTCCAGCATCTCATTCGAAGTAGTTTGTGATGTCATTCTTTTCTTTGCTGCAGTGATCAAAAACGAAGTAGCTTCTGCGTCTGTCTGAAGCTAAAATTTAGATGTCTTAGATTCTCGATTAAATTTTTAATAAAATGAAAGGGTGTGCCAAACAGTTGTCACACCCTTATTTTAGAATTAGACTTAGTATTTGATTTTAAGATGATTTGCGGTTGAGATTATAGTTACAGGTGGCGGCAGTTTCGTCTAGCCCGTTCAGGGACAGAGATGGAGATGGACGGGGTTGCCTGCATGGAACTGCCGCCCCACTGTAACCCTAAGAAATTGCTTCCACTCTTAAATGACCATTCAAAACACATCTGGCTGCCTGCAATTAAAATGCCCTTACGTATAGTAATTGGAGGACTTTGCCTGATAAAGACGCTTATTTGAATTCAGGCACTTAATTCATTTTGACATCGTAGCCCCAAAAAAACTAAATTGCGGGCTGATTATTCAAGACGTATTTTATGAATTAGGAAAAGCTCAGATGAACCAGCAAGAATCAGAAGTGGTTTGCCCCGCCTGTGAAAAAAAAATCACGCCTCAATACGGGATCAATGAATCCCGTCAGATGACCTCACTGGAATTCCAATCCAAGCGTCTTGGCTGCTCGGTTGAATGCCCCCACTGCGGGCATGTTTTTATCTTTAAGGTCTACAACGACGAGAATAAAGTTTTATAAACTTTGTCATTTTCTCGCTTCTGCATTTCACATACTTACAATTCGTCCAAGATTGAAAAGCAATAAGCCGATCACGCAGCAGTAACAGGCAAATGCCATGTTCTTGTCTGTGATGTTCCGGTATCGCGCCAGTGGTTTAGTAAAACAAATCTGCATGACCATTTTTCCGCAGAGGAAAGTGACGATTGCAGACGAAATTGCCAGCATAACAGATAACCCGACATATCCTGCATGCACAACAGCCATTGTCTCTGTTGATGTCCCCTGATGAATTTCAAAAAGCGCCTGCATTGTCTGCCACTTCAATTGAAATACCGAAAAGCCCGGAATTCCCATCAGAACCACCAGCAAGAGAATTGCTGCACATCCCAGAATTCGTTGATCAGAAATCAGTCCCTGTATCTGTTCCGAATATCTGAGCCCTGATCGCTGCCCTCCCACGCTGTCCAGCAGACAGGCTAATCCCAGGAGTGCCAGATAAGCAAACAGAAACTCCGGCGCGCTCTCTTTCATCACATCCAGAATCGAACTTGAATCGGCGCCTGATGACTCATGTCGCCATTTCCAGCAGACGGCTGAGAGCTGTGCTAAAAATACTCCCGCAATTTGCAACACGAACAATACCAGAACCATTTTCAATTCGGACTCTACCAATAAGAGTCCGGCTGTCGCAGAAAGCACAATCAAAGCCAGGAAAAACAAAACCTGTTCGATATACGATACATTGAATACGGCGATAGAGTCGATAAACAGAACTAAAAAAAGTGCTCCAGCGAGAACAGAAGTTATCGCTGACAAGGTCATCAACCAGTAAGGCAATGCCTTCAGAGAATCTCCAAGTCGGATCTGAACAGAAATCGTGACCACTCGAAATACAATACCAGCCACGATAACCACCACCCCTAGCGCGGACATGGACTGATTCAAGATCAGTCCCGGTTCTGGCTGGTTCCGTTTCAAAGCACGATGAATGGATTCCAGATCGCTTGAACCGACAGACGCAGATAATAATACAGCGCCAGAAAAAAGTATGACGATCAACGGCAGTGACGATTTCAAACGTAATAGTGCTTCTGTCTGTTTCTGTTTAGCTCGAATCCAGCTGAGTGCCAGTATCGAAATCAAATAACAAACAAGTTCAAAGCTGAGAATCAGGGTATAGAGATCTTTGAACATCAGAATTTTCGATTACCAATCATGTTCAGAATCCTGGAAGCAGACTCACGCGACAAAAGACTCGGTTATGCATCCTGTTGAAAAGACAACAACACCTTTCCTGATCTGCCTTTTCTCTCTGCCTCGGTAACTGCCTGGGCAAACTGATCCAGAGGAAACATCGCCCCGACTTCTGTTGACAGAATTCCGCTACGAATCAAACGCGTTAGTGTCGAAATCAGTTTTATCTTTGCAGGCAATGACATCGCTTCCATCTCTCTTGCCAGCCAGAAACCTTCAATACTGGCACCACTTCGAATCAGTTCTCGTGACAAAAACTCTAATGGTGCGTTCTCCAGTGACCCATAGAGAATTAACCGCGCCCGTTCTCCCAGTACTTTGACAATGGAAGAAGCTGTCTTGCCCCCAACCGGATCAATGACATACTGTAACGGGGAACTGCCAATCGTCTTCCGGATCTGATCAATCAAGATCCGTTCATTATCATGTTCCGCGTTAAATACGATCACGTGTTTGGCTCCGATCTGCTTGAGCTGATCAGCCTGCTCATGACGCCTGACAACATTTAACGTGGGAAAACCGTAATGATTTCCCAGGCGGATAATCATTTTACCAACAGACGAAGCGGCTGCTGTCTGCAACAGCCACTGTTTTTTTTGAATTCGCAATAGCTGCTTTACCAGAAGATATGCAGTTGCAGGATTCACAAAAAACGTTGCCGCTTCTTCCATGGAGAGTTTAGAAGAAACCGGAATCACAAACTGGCTGGAGACAGCCACTTTTTCTGCCCAGTTCCCTGTCTGCCGGTTGAGCACGATGACCCGCTTCCCTTTAAACAGAGTACCCCGCAAGCCGCCGCCACTGGACTCAACAATACCAACGCCTTCGAAGCCTGGAGTCGCAGGAAGTACAGGCCTCGTTGAATAGCCTCCCCGAATATTCAATAAATCGGAAGGGTTCACAGGGCTGGCCTGCATTCGGACTAGAACTTCTCCCGCTTTGGCAACAGGCGCTTCGACCTCACAAATTTTGAGGACATCTGCCGGTTCTCCAAATTGCTCAAAGCGAATTTCGCGCATCGACTCTTCTTTCACTTACATAGGAAATCTCTGAAGAGAGAGTTTAGCAGGTCAAAGTCGATACAATCAAGCAGGCGCGCAAATGAGAATCGGTCGAGGTTGGGTCTCGCATAAATACGAAAACAATCCCTGCTACCCCACAGGTAACAAGGATTGCTTCTGATCTTCAAAAATGAATCGACTTCGGATTCAATTGCTCACTGAGACTAATTCCGCTTTTTGGAGCTGAAATTAGAGACCCCCGAGGCTGTCTGCGTGGCACGCGCTGGTGCTTTCTGGGCGGTTCCCTGTGGTTGAGGAGCGGAAGACCGCTTCCAGTTGTCAGTCGACCAGTGTGGATAATACTGAACCACACTACTGCCCAGGTCACTCAGAATACCATGGAATTTTTTCGTTGTGATTCTCTGGTTGGGAATTACACGCTGTAGAACAAACCGCCGGTTGCTGGAAATATAAGCGAAAAACTTACCATTTCCCATGCGGTCATTATCAGATAACAAACGCAGCATGGCAGTCCGAGGCACATCAGCGGCACTGCGGGGCAGGGGATCAAGCCAAGCCATGACCCAGACCCATTCGCCGTTCTCACTGAGGACGGCTGACATGGAAAGTTCCCACTCTTCTTTGTTTTGATTGGCTTTAAATTGAAAGTCATACCGCTTTTTTGTTTTGGTTGCAGTTAACCCCATTGCTTTTAACAGATTCCCCAACTGCTCCTCAGAGAGCTGGCCAGGCAACTCGGGGTTAGTAGTCACAGCCGTTTTTGTTGCCTGTGGCTGCTGGGCATGTACTCCGGCTCCTAAAATTGCCATCACCGACAACACAGCCAGAAAACAGCCAACGACGATCCATCCGCGAAACGTGATTTTCATTTTGAAGACACTCCTTTGTCACTTCAATGCTCTTGTATTAACATCTGTCAATGTGTTCTCTGCTCTCATTCCTTTTTGAAGCAGATCGGCTGTTCCGAGTTTATTGAGAGCAGCCCTGGTGTGAATCATTCCACCTTTGAATCAAATTCACCGTCTCTATCGGCAGATTCTGCCGAGTTGAGTTAAGATAGCTCAAATAATCCCTTCAGACAAATTTGAGACCATGTTTCAAACTGATCTGACTCTTGTAACAGTTTTTCCGGTGAGTCAAACCCTGTCATTATAATCGACTCTTCACGGGGTAGAACTTTGGGCAACTCCAGGTCAAAAATGTGAACTATTCCTAAGTGGACCTTTCCGACCTCTGTTTCGTCATCATTAATCAGTCCGACACACTCTTCTGTATACTTCGTATCCATCGCAACTTCTTCATCGATCTCGCGCTGCATTCCTTCCCGGTAAGTCGAACCGGCTTTGGCATCATCTTCCAGCGAAATATGCCCGCCAATTCCGATCGAACGCTTGCTATGCAACCGTTGCTCACCACCTTTGGAGCCACGCGTGTAATAAAAGATCTTCCCCTCATGCCGAAAAATACAATAAGGGATCAGCTGTTTGAAACTGGGGTCTTCTTCCACCGTATCACGAGGCCGAAAACTGATATAATTTGGATCAAACAACGTCTTCAAATAGGGCTCTACCTCAGCGTTAAACCCTTGAAAATAACCCACTTCATGAAAAAGAAGCGTCGGGACTACCATGACGTGTTCCACTTGTTGTTCCGTATCTGACATCGTTGATCCTTCTTTGTACTGCTGATTAAATTAAATTCAGACAAAATTAAGCTTGTTTAGCCGTGAGTTCCCAGTATCTCTCTGACTTCACCCCCAATATCGGGCACACGCATAAGCGTCTCTCCGACAAGGATTCCCCGCACTCCCGCATCCTGCAGCCGCACTACATCCTGCCGAGTCCGGATGCCACTCTCACTAATCAGCAGGCAATCCTCGGGGATTT
This window of the Gimesia fumaroli genome carries:
- a CDS encoding lysophospholipid acyltransferase family protein translates to MVVFIIRMIFKTTRLEFVGDSLERCPFADTGAERFLYSVWHDSVIPPLFCAVEHNSVALISQHRDADTIEAMLKAAGMGAIRGSTTRGGASAIKKLITLAEGKHVVITPDGPRGPHHKMKSGIVFLASHSGRPVIPNAFSASSFWKFQGSWTSIWIPKPFSTVYYLVGEPIYVPEEISREEMNSYTDLVQEKMEELEQQLAQIVSGKPVPETIPFRKAA
- a CDS encoding sigma 54-interacting transcriptional regulator, giving the protein MKRGSGRRTRLETRLNVLETPMFLVDASRTILFFNRGCEKILEWSAEDILGQTCDYAVDADADEFESVCNLLCPPPEVFKGTRAEVPRYLLSQSGKTFPCMIRYSPLLDEQQQTKLVLGILDHIEEPHTLPAASPSQQLHAELAALRLSLRNRFRFSTVIAKNEAMQRVLRQMELAIRASQPVHFSGETGTGKEHLARVIHFESEQRRKLFVPLNCDELPPRELKQTIKKIFQRDFEEAMPLEPGVIFLSQIESLTRDIQELILENHQSTTHKENIRLITASSYSLSDLLEQERILPEFFYQITTMEIEIPPLRERREDLELLAQHFLENENRYQQKQVSGFAPGVLSLFLDYFWPANLDELSRIIQAAFRATSETLITRESLPLRFNTGMDARSLGPALSPTMQTLEEKLRQVEEEQINHALALSKNNRTEAAKLLGLTRAKLYRRMDALDIRIGEEPASPQKDAKND
- a CDS encoding sugar kinase → MRVVTFGEVMLRLAPQNHLRVRQSIPGSLESTFGGGELNVAVSIAFQGGTSAFVTASPDNSITDCLIQEMGKTGVDASLIHRSSEGRFGIYFVETGANQRGGTVTYDREFSSIAVATPDLFDWDQVFEGATWFHITGITPAISQSAAQLSLKALQEAQQRNVTVSCDLNFRKKLWNWKANSKPIDLARETMQSLVPYVDLVIANEEDADLSLGIRAPESDVEAGELNVEGYRSVAKQIIEQYPNVKQVAITLRESLSASHNNWGAMLYDQRQQQAVFAPCDAAGNYASYQIRNIVDRVGAGDSFAGALIYALNTPELAAPETAIRYAVAASCLKHSIQGDFNYSTRSEIEALMSGGGSGRVQR
- a CDS encoding proton-conducting transporter transmembrane domain-containing protein, producing MFKDLYTLILSFELVCYLISILALSWIRAKQKQTEALLRLKSSLPLIVILFSGAVLLSASVGSSDLESIHRALKRNQPEPGLILNQSMSALGVVVIVAGIVFRVVTISVQIRLGDSLKALPYWLMTLSAITSVLAGALFLVLFIDSIAVFNVSYIEQVLFFLALIVLSATAGLLLVESELKMVLVLFVLQIAGVFLAQLSAVCWKWRHESSGADSSSILDVMKESAPEFLFAYLALLGLACLLDSVGGQRSGLRYSEQIQGLISDQRILGCAAILLLVVLMGIPGFSVFQLKWQTMQALFEIHQGTSTETMAVVHAGYVGLSVMLAISSAIVTFLCGKMVMQICFTKPLARYRNITDKNMAFACYCCVIGLLLFNLGRIVSM
- a CDS encoding phosphoesterase; this encodes MSDTEQQVEHVMVVPTLLFHEVGYFQGFNAEVEPYLKTLFDPNYISFRPRDTVEEDPSFKQLIPYCIFRHEGKIFYYTRGSKGGEQRLHSKRSIGIGGHISLEDDAKAGSTYREGMQREIDEEVAMDTKYTEECVGLINDDETEVGKVHLGIVHIFDLELPKVLPREESIIMTGFDSPEKLLQESDQFETWSQICLKGLFELS
- a CDS encoding zinc-dependent alcohol dehydrogenase family protein, coding for MREIRFEQFGEPADVLKICEVEAPVAKAGEVLVRMQASPVNPSDLLNIRGGYSTRPVLPATPGFEGVGIVESSGGGLRGTLFKGKRVIVLNRQTGNWAEKVAVSSQFVIPVSSKLSMEEAATFFVNPATAYLLVKQLLRIQKKQWLLQTAAASSVGKMIIRLGNHYGFPTLNVVRRHEQADQLKQIGAKHVIVFNAEHDNERILIDQIRKTIGSSPLQYVIDPVGGKTASSIVKVLGERARLILYGSLENAPLEFLSRELIRSGASIEGFWLAREMEAMSLPAKIKLISTLTRLIRSGILSTEVGAMFPLDQFAQAVTEAERKGRSGKVLLSFQQDA
- a CDS encoding NAD(P)/FAD-dependent oxidoreductase; the encoded protein is MSLKVTNIRLPVEVPEQELAIHIAQTLGIPTADVQSFRIIRKSLDARSRHDLRFVYSAEVQVPDESGILRNFREDSSVQAYSEVAFLDPEFGTQPLDERPVVVGSGPAGLLAGYFLALKGYRPVIIERGFPVKERVPEIRRFDKGADFQRENNYLFGEGGAGCFSDGKLTCRLSGPDVQWVLERFVDCGARPSIVYEHRPHLGSNKLPMICRNFRRKIDALGGEFRFECRLEGVDVGNGQVQGVMTSSGYLKTSQVILGIGHSARDTYQMLYELGVPMFRKAFQLGLRIEQPQEQVNSHKYGRDEYLSLLGAADYTMITKGKRDLYTFCMCAGGIVMPSISEPNMFCTNGMSNSRHDTGFANSGIMTTIYPEEFGSEHPLAGVELQRKYEAIAFELGEKNYYCPIQRPADFLNNRKTDSGFQYQGTYQRGVVASNLNQVLPPVVISQIQNGLPIMNQKWQGAFLENAVLVGPEMRGSSPIRIDRDRQTYQTPGFRGLYPVGEGAGYAGGIVSAAVDGLLSAKKLVEEFSPLGAATV